A segment of the Lycium ferocissimum isolate CSIRO_LF1 chromosome 10, AGI_CSIRO_Lferr_CH_V1, whole genome shotgun sequence genome:
TATCGTGCAAGAATCACAGCTTTTCTCGGTTTGATCCTATCCAATTTTTGTCCATAGAAGCTCATAGCTATTCTGCCTCGTTGATTGTGTTGTTTTCTTCTTGATCTGAGTTAGCATAGCATTTTTGGTTCCAAAAGCTTAAGTATTGCATTTTTGTGACACAGGTTATGGAAATGATGAACCTTCAAAAAGGAGCTAAAAGGCGATGCTTAAGACGGACACAGACTGGTCCAtggtaaaaaataaaagggggtTCAGAAGTTAGTGGTATTAGCCATATTTACAGACTTATAGTAGGTGGCTGTACATAAAGGGAAGATGTATTCACTGTAGATCGGAAGAGGAGAGTTGTCTTTTTGCTGTAGGTTTTTATTTCTGTTAATTTCTTGTTCTCCCTTGTTGGCATCATGCATAGAGCCAGGATGTAGAAATACCCAGTCGATAGCTGATACacatataaaaatacatatattaatGTAGCCTCTTTGTAATGTGTTCTGTAAATGTGATTTGAAAACCAATGTACTGTTTTAACAGGCTGAAAGTTGATTCGGCGGTTATGTTGCTTGAATtctccaaaaataaaaaactttagcCGGATTGAGACACACCTGGCGGCATTTTTAAAGGGTTAGAGCAACATAATTGAAAGTAATTATTTGTTCAAAGTGGAAGCTGTACGTTTTGTAGTAGAAAGTGAAAAGAATTAGGATGCTCTCCAAATGTTTTTCCGCAATGGTGTTTTTGAGTGGAGTCGTCGGTGATTGCTAATCTTGACAAACATCTTTCTCCTGGTCTTAAACGAGACATAAACAGCTGCAAATTGAGTTAAATTTTCAGGTGAACACAAGCATTAacttaaaaataattgtttctCAACAAATCAGCCGAAAGCCTTGAGGCACATATGGTGGTGTTTGAAACTCGAAATATGCAGATTCAAGTGCATTGGTCATCACTAgaatacaaaatattcaaggtAATAGTTGCAAATCTCGCTGCGTAATTTAAGACCAATTGTCACCGTAACATTATTAACTAATGATGTTGGTGTGGATCATTTgcaaattgaaggaaaacgGCTTTCCTTACCAGTAATATCGTATAGCAACTCGAGTCAGGTAATGTTTGTGATATTTAGATACTTGAATGAACGTTTTTCCTTTCAAActtcaaaagaaaaacaaaaaagaagggaaTGTTTCTTATTTCACATTGAAATGGTACATAGTGGTTACAAAGAGACTGATCTCTCGCTGCTGATAGGTTAAGAGACGTGCACAAGCAAACTGACGATCCGCAATAACACTAATGAGTTGCCATTCGTTTTTATTGCATCTTATTGATCAAATGTCTGCACAAGCTGATTTTAATTGATCGTGCCACTGAATCCATCCAACTATATTAACATGGACACCGCGGAGCACTTGTTAAAGAGGTTTTTGTACGCAAACgcggaagaaaaaaatatagttAAAAATGCGCTTATATTAAGCAATAGTATAAAAAGATGTCGACCAAACATTAATGCTATTGATACGGTGCATATGTTTCATGGTTCTACCATTCGATATGGTGAACATACTAAATGATGTACTAGCAATACCATTTCAAAATATTTCCCTCAATCGGCAGAGCTGGCCCACCATGTGCTTTAACCAAATAATCAATCAAGCATTGTCTAACCAATTCTGGAAAAAACTGGAAGTGTATGAACCCCACTAACTTATTGAATCATCCTTACAAACAGCAACCAAGGCATCAACAACCGAAAAGAAAACAGACGTGCCAAGAAGTGGCATCAGCCCCATCATTTTGACAAGATGGACAACAAATAGCATCCTAGTGTCAGCAAGAGACGGCACGTTGCAATGTTAATCTCAGTAGTACATGGTATAGAACAAAAGACAAATCACATGGAGTTGAATTCAACCCAGCACACGCAAGAAATAAAGTTTCAAAAGGTAACAATATTTGGGATATTACCTAGTACGGATAGCCAGGGGTGCACGAGCCGTCTTTCCATGAGATCATCTTCCTATGATCTCTTCCTCTAAATGATCGAGCAACAAGCTGACCAGTCATAGGCTTGCACAAACCAACATCAATCACAGAAGTGCTCCTTCTCTTCTCAGAAGATGAACCCCCGTCTTCAACATAAAAGTCAAACAGCAAGGCAAGACAACGAACCTGATGAGCGAGGACTAAGTTTTCTTCATCTGCAGGTATAGCATTTATTATGTGAACATTGACCTGCAATAGATTAGATAGCTACTTCAGTATAAGATTGACGAATAAACTTGTTGAAAACTGACATCAGACAATCTCAATCAATGAACATGTTCAGCTAATTGTCTGAGGACTCCTCAAACCTAAGGTGGTTAATAAAATGTTTCTGTTAGCAATTAAGGAATAAGACCGGAGTCTCCTTTTGAGTGAGACATTAGCCACAGGTTTGCGGTTGAATTGCATTTCACTGTAAAACACTTTTAGATCGATGTAAAACACTGAAACCCATTTAACATGGTCTAAGCAAATAAAGAATCCATGTAACATAGCCACAGGCTGCAAAACTAAACCATCAAGTTTGTTACTGCTAACCTCTGCTTCCATGCTGCGAAGTTCATTGTACCACACAGAACTATCCACCTTGGAATAGCTCTCTGCCTGTATTGCCTCATAGAGGCTCAATGTGAAAAGAGGAGGTCTAAGTGGATACTCCTTGCTGATTTTGATCTGCCATAAGAATTACCATAATGTTAGCCACTCATGAAGAGgaaaattaaattgaattttgaGATAGAAACTGAAAAAGGAATGATGTTAGACCTTGGATtccaatttcatttttctttcctcGTTATTCATCTTTCTTATCAAAACAAGACAATATTCCTGAACCTTGCAGTCCACCCATGAGTTATCACTGACCCCAGCAGATGCAGGTGCATTATTACTATCCTGCTCAATCTGCACAATGTCATCCATTTCACTATCTGATTCCAGAATAAGGTCTGTATCATCTCCGTATTTCTTAAAACTCGGTGACTTCCCCTTTGAAATTGGAGAGCCGGTACTCTTTGAAATGAACGCCAGCTTTGTCGAATGATCAAAAGCAGTTTTTTTATTTGGCGTGAAATTAGTATCATTTATAGAAGTGGCAGGAACTAAGGATGGAAGCTCCCCATCCTCCCTCGTGCTTTCGACCTCTTCTTTTGAAGAGGCAGATTTTCCATTCACCACAACTTCTGTAGGATGCTGAACTTGTTCTGTTTCTTTGATAGCCAATGATGAAACCTGACTAGGAGATGAACCAAGAGGGATCCATGCATGCAAACTGCAGCGAGGATCATGTGAAGCCCAAGGAACACTTCCACCGGCTAGAACTGGCCAATTTAGGTTCATTAAAGAATCAAACTGCTCCCTGTAACTCAGCCAAAAAACAGTTCAAATTTCCAATATGAGTTAGACCTTCCGTTCTAACCTTAAGGCAAAAAATAAAGGAGGAATAGAAGTAAAAGACAAGTCTAGAGATAGAATTTCAATACTGAAAGTACAAAAGAATACAAGACATCACATCATTCTCCGTGAACACGAGGACAGAGTAGAAAATAGAAAGAAGGCAGAGTACGAACTTGCAGAGCAAGGTAAACATTCACTATCTTTAATAAATTCAAACATCTTCAGCAAAACAAAACTGCACGTAAGATCATCGCTGCCACAAGTCAGTCTCATCTATGATATTGTCCCTACAGAGCCATGACGCTAAACATACAGTTCAGTGACTCACACTAGAGCCAGCTGAGCCTTTTTCCGAGCACGGACTCTTTGCACAACTGTTTGCACCCGATTTTGCTGCCGATACAGCGACAGACCAGATATAACAGCAGCGTGCTTTGCTGTCTCATCATTTGAAGTCTCCAAAACCCTAAGCGATGGTGACACCTCAGGTAAAAAGTCGATGCCTGCCAGATGCTGGGCCCACTTGTATGGTCGTGAGGTTCTCCTTTCATCAAATGCAATAGCATGTTCAATTAGCTTAGCTGACTGCAGAAAACACAAGAAGTTGAATCAATCAGAAATACTGAAACAAACAGTTgaaagtaaaatgaaaaattagtaATCCTATATCACAAGCTGAAAACCTGGTGTGGAAGTTCAAGGCCTGTGTCATCTGGAAATAAATTGCATAAGATGTCATTATCAGCATTCTCTTGAGAGCCTTCAACTCCAACACAAACACTATTCAACTTAATTAAGTACTCAAATTTCAAAGTGACAAGTTTTCTAGATTGTAAATCAGATTTCTCATCATCGTGTATATGAAGTGTGACTTTAAGTGGGTGAGTTTGATAAATTCCAGCCTGCTCC
Coding sequences within it:
- the LOC132033387 gene encoding THO complex subunit 5B, which encodes MKLDVTMREPGEILPEHKQEKSPYEVLQQSKASVEEIISKMLSMKKESTPKSEIRELVTQIFINFVSLRQANRSILLEEDRVKGETERAKAPVDFTTLQLHNLMYEKSHYVKAIKACKDFRSKYPDIELVPEEEFFRDAPEEIKNSVISKDSSHNLMLKRLNFELFQRKELCKLREKLEQKKKALQETIANRKKFLSSLPSHLKSLKKASLPVQHQLGVLHTKKLKQLQYAELLPPPLYVIYSQLMAQKEAFGENVELEIVGSVKDAQAVARQQANKDTGVSASLESSKVDDDIDEEDDGQRRRKRPKKIPSKESLEQAGIYQTHPLKVTLHIHDDEKSDLQSRKLVTLKFEYLIKLNSVCVGVEGSQENADNDILCNLFPDDTGLELPHQSAKLIEHAIAFDERRTSRPYKWAQHLAGIDFLPEVSPSLRVLETSNDETAKHAAVISGLSLYRQQNRVQTVVQRVRARKKAQLALVEQFDSLMNLNWPVLAGGSVPWASHDPRCSLHAWIPLGSSPSQVSSLAIKETEQVQHPTEVVVNGKSASSKEEVESTREDGELPSLVPATSINDTNFTPNKKTAFDHSTKLAFISKSTGSPISKGKSPSFKKYGDDTDLILESDSEMDDIVQIEQDSNNAPASAGVSDNSWVDCKVQEYCLVLIRKMNNEERKMKLESKIKISKEYPLRPPLFTLSLYEAIQAESYSKVDSSVWYNELRSMEAEVNVHIINAIPADEENLVLAHQVRCLALLFDFYVEDGGSSSEKRRSTSVIDVGLCKPMTGQLVARSFRGRDHRKMISWKDGSCTPGYPY